In a single window of the Terriglobus roseus genome:
- a CDS encoding DNA cytosine methyltransferase, with translation MKSIELFAGAGGLGIGLHEAGFRPVNVIERDLYCCDTIRQNQSLKVEAVKDWDVLRCDVRTIDFKEYEGKLDLVSGGPPCQPFSVGGKHQAYNDSRDMFPEAVRAVREARPKAFVFENVKGLTRTTFRNYYEYIKLQMEHPTIARKKGECWMDHLARLERHHTSGKREDLHYKVVAQVLNSANFGIPQRRERVFFVGFRDDLKISWSFPQETHSLDALAWEQVMESTYWERNRVSKGARHVSLRMLERARGIEEKPSTSAWRTVRDALVGLPDPEKSPRQAAEIWNHQFQPGAKAYPGHTGSPLDEPAKTLKAGVHGVPGGENMLARPDGSVRYFSVRESARLQTFPDNYVFHGSWSEAMRQLGNAVPVELAHCVGSAVMEKLNV, from the coding sequence ATGAAATCGATAGAGCTATTCGCGGGTGCGGGAGGGCTGGGAATTGGCCTCCACGAAGCGGGCTTCAGGCCCGTCAACGTTATTGAGCGTGATCTCTACTGCTGCGACACCATTCGGCAGAATCAAAGCCTCAAAGTGGAAGCCGTCAAAGACTGGGATGTTCTCCGCTGTGACGTTCGCACGATCGACTTCAAAGAGTATGAGGGGAAGCTCGACCTCGTTTCGGGAGGGCCACCTTGCCAGCCATTTTCTGTCGGTGGCAAGCACCAGGCCTACAACGATAGCCGTGACATGTTCCCAGAGGCCGTGCGAGCGGTCCGTGAAGCTAGACCGAAAGCATTCGTTTTTGAAAATGTTAAGGGCCTTACCCGGACGACGTTTCGCAATTACTACGAGTACATCAAGCTCCAGATGGAACATCCTACCATTGCTCGAAAAAAAGGCGAGTGCTGGATGGATCACCTCGCCCGCTTGGAAAGACACCACACGAGCGGAAAACGAGAAGATCTCCACTACAAGGTAGTTGCTCAGGTCTTGAACTCCGCAAATTTCGGCATCCCCCAACGCCGTGAGCGGGTCTTCTTTGTAGGTTTCCGGGATGATCTAAAAATTTCCTGGAGTTTCCCCCAGGAGACGCACTCTCTTGACGCTCTTGCTTGGGAGCAGGTCATGGAGTCAACGTACTGGGAACGGAACCGCGTATCTAAGGGGGCTCGCCATGTGTCACTGCGGATGTTGGAGAGAGCCCGAGGCATTGAGGAGAAGCCTTCGACCTCAGCGTGGCGTACAGTTAGAGACGCTCTCGTCGGCCTACCTGATCCGGAGAAATCTCCGCGGCAGGCGGCGGAAATCTGGAATCATCAGTTTCAGCCAGGAGCCAAGGCATACCCTGGTCACACTGGTAGCCCGTTGGACGAGCCGGCGAAGACATTGAAGGCGGGTGTTCATGGTGTACCTGGTGGCGAGAACATGCTCGCTCGTCCGGATGGCTCGGTTCGCTACTTCTCGGTGAGAGAAAGTGCTCGGCTTCAGACGTTCCCCGATAACTACGTCTTCCATGGCTCATGGAGCGAAGCAATGCGCCAGCTCGGGAACGCGGTACCCGTGGAGCTTGCTCACTGCGTGGGTAGCGCTGTCATGGAGAAGCTGAACGTATGA